In Burkholderia contaminans, the following proteins share a genomic window:
- a CDS encoding polyamine ABC transporter substrate-binding protein has product MKAKVVGRFAALALCVGASAAAAKDTQLNVYNWSDYIAKDTIPNFEKQAGVKVRYDNYDSDDTLQAKLLTGSSGYDIVVPTSNYAGKQIAAGIFAPLDKSKLPNLKYLDPQLMALVAGADPGNKYSVPWAYGTTGLAYNLTKAQQALGKVPLDNWDILFKPENIAKLKTCGVSVLDAPDQMFAATLHYIGKDPMSTNPADYKAAMDVLKKIRPYITQFNSSGYINDLVGGDICFAFGWSGDVVIAKHRALEAKKPYKVEYYIPKGGAPVWFDVMAIPKDAKNKDAALQWINYIEDPKVHAAITNAVYYPSANAEARKYVRPDVANDPAVYPPADVVKTLFLLKPLPPEIQRLQTRLWTELKSGR; this is encoded by the coding sequence ATGAAAGCAAAGGTAGTGGGCCGGTTCGCAGCGCTCGCGCTGTGCGTGGGTGCATCGGCGGCAGCGGCGAAGGATACGCAGCTCAATGTCTATAACTGGTCGGACTACATTGCGAAGGACACGATCCCGAACTTCGAGAAGCAGGCGGGTGTCAAGGTCCGCTACGACAACTACGACAGCGACGACACGCTGCAGGCGAAGCTGCTGACGGGCAGCTCGGGCTACGACATCGTCGTGCCGACCAGCAACTACGCGGGCAAGCAGATCGCCGCCGGCATCTTCGCGCCGCTCGACAAGTCGAAGCTGCCGAACCTCAAGTACCTCGATCCGCAACTGATGGCGCTCGTCGCCGGCGCCGATCCGGGCAACAAGTACTCGGTGCCCTGGGCGTACGGCACGACCGGTCTCGCATACAACCTGACGAAGGCGCAGCAGGCGCTCGGCAAGGTGCCGCTCGACAACTGGGACATCCTGTTCAAGCCGGAAAACATCGCGAAGCTGAAGACCTGCGGCGTGTCGGTGCTCGACGCACCCGACCAGATGTTCGCGGCGACGCTGCACTACATCGGCAAGGATCCGATGAGCACGAACCCGGCCGACTACAAGGCCGCGATGGACGTGCTGAAGAAGATCCGCCCGTACATCACGCAATTCAACTCGTCGGGCTACATCAACGACCTGGTCGGCGGCGACATCTGCTTCGCGTTCGGCTGGTCGGGCGACGTCGTGATCGCCAAGCATCGCGCGCTGGAAGCGAAGAAGCCGTACAAGGTCGAGTACTACATCCCGAAGGGCGGCGCCCCGGTGTGGTTCGACGTGATGGCGATCCCGAAGGACGCGAAGAACAAGGATGCCGCGCTGCAGTGGATCAACTACATCGAGGATCCGAAGGTGCACGCGGCGATCACGAACGCGGTGTACTACCCGAGCGCCAACGCAGAGGCCCGCAAGTACGTGCGGCCCGACGTCGCGAACGACCCGGCCGTCTATCCGCCGGCCGACGTCGTGAAGACGCTGTTCCTGCTCAAGCCGCTGCCGCCTGAAATCCAGCGTCTGCAGACGCGTCTGTGGACCGAGCTGAAGTCGGGCCGCTGA
- a CDS encoding DUF1289 domain-containing protein, whose product MASNLHDLPDSPCIGVCSTLFDEVCKGCGRTAAEVSNWVFLSDEEKRVVWERISREGTAMRFQYDKL is encoded by the coding sequence ATGGCCTCCAATCTCCACGACCTGCCCGACAGCCCCTGCATCGGCGTGTGCTCGACCCTCTTCGACGAAGTCTGCAAGGGCTGCGGCCGCACGGCCGCCGAAGTGTCGAACTGGGTGTTCCTGAGCGACGAAGAGAAGCGCGTGGTGTGGGAGCGCATCTCGCGCGAAGGCACCGCGATGCGCTTCCAGTACGACAAGCTGTAA
- a CDS encoding OmpW/AlkL family protein gives MHKTIRTCVTAAAVAAAFAAMPSLSHAASPGDGINQGDVLVRLRAISIQPNERASDTLGALNVGVNNAIVPELDFTYMIRDYLGVELILGTSRHQLTSSIGNLGGVGVLPPTLLLQYHFNHAGKVRPYVGAGVNYTYFYNNGLNVGGEGVSINKSSFGPALQFGVDVQLTKKVFMNVDVKKIWMSTDATLGDKGIGTLHIDPLIVGVGVGMKF, from the coding sequence ATGCATAAAACGATTCGAACTTGTGTCACCGCTGCTGCCGTTGCAGCCGCTTTCGCCGCGATGCCTTCGCTGTCGCATGCGGCCTCGCCGGGCGACGGTATCAACCAGGGCGATGTCCTGGTCCGGCTGCGCGCGATCAGCATCCAGCCGAACGAACGCGCGAGCGATACGCTGGGCGCGCTCAACGTCGGCGTGAACAACGCGATCGTGCCGGAGCTCGACTTCACGTACATGATCCGCGACTACCTGGGCGTCGAGCTGATCCTCGGCACGTCGCGTCACCAGCTCACGTCGAGCATCGGCAATCTCGGCGGTGTGGGCGTGCTGCCGCCGACGCTGCTGCTGCAGTACCACTTCAACCATGCCGGCAAGGTGCGTCCGTATGTCGGCGCGGGCGTGAACTACACGTACTTCTACAACAACGGGCTCAACGTCGGCGGCGAGGGCGTGTCGATCAACAAGAGCAGCTTCGGCCCCGCGCTGCAGTTCGGCGTGGACGTGCAGTTGACGAAGAAGGTCTTCATGAACGTCGACGTGAAGAAGATCTGGATGAGTACCGATGCGACGCTCGGCGACAAGGGCATCGGCACGCTGCACATCGATCCGCTGATCGTCGGCGTGGGCGTCGGGATGAAGTTCTAG
- a CDS encoding NAD(P)H-dependent flavin oxidoreductase: MTVRTSFPPLTIRGRSLLPVVQGGMGVGISAHRLAGSVAREGAVGTIASIDLRHHHADLLARCRAQPDRATLEAANLEALAREIRLAKTYSEGRGMIAVNVMKAVSAHADYVRAACDEGADAIVMGAGLPLDLPDLTQGYDIALIPILSDSRGIALVLKKWMKKGRLPDAIVIEHPAHAGGHLGVTQIDDMHDSRFDFARVLDETAQVMASLGIARETIPLIVAGGINSHDTVRAAFDAGANGVQVGTPFAVTEEGDAHPHFKRVLADATPEDIVEFVSVTGLPARAVKTPWLDRYLRNETRIRTKLGALKQRCPTALECLSVCGLRDGIEKFGHFCIDTRLAAALRGDVANGLFFRGREALPFGRAIRSVRDLLDLLLTGSATEPAANRPTFTLA, from the coding sequence ATGACCGTACGCACTTCCTTTCCGCCGCTGACGATTCGCGGCCGCTCCTTGTTGCCCGTCGTGCAGGGCGGCATGGGCGTCGGCATCTCCGCGCACCGGCTGGCGGGCAGCGTCGCGCGCGAAGGCGCGGTCGGCACGATCGCGAGCATCGACCTGCGCCACCATCATGCGGACCTGCTCGCGCGTTGCCGCGCGCAACCCGATCGCGCGACGCTCGAGGCCGCGAACCTCGAGGCGCTCGCACGCGAGATCCGCCTCGCGAAGACCTACAGCGAAGGGCGCGGGATGATCGCGGTCAACGTGATGAAGGCCGTGAGCGCGCATGCGGACTACGTGCGGGCGGCGTGCGACGAGGGGGCGGACGCGATCGTGATGGGCGCGGGCCTGCCGCTCGACTTGCCCGATCTCACGCAAGGCTACGACATCGCGCTGATTCCGATCCTGTCGGACAGCCGCGGGATCGCGCTCGTGCTGAAGAAGTGGATGAAGAAGGGGCGCCTGCCCGATGCGATCGTGATCGAGCACCCGGCGCACGCGGGCGGGCACCTCGGCGTCACGCAGATCGACGACATGCACGACAGTCGCTTCGATTTCGCGCGCGTGCTCGACGAGACCGCCCAGGTGATGGCATCTCTCGGCATTGCGCGCGAAACGATCCCGTTGATCGTTGCGGGCGGGATCAACAGTCACGACACGGTGCGCGCGGCGTTCGACGCCGGCGCGAACGGCGTGCAGGTGGGGACGCCGTTCGCGGTGACGGAAGAGGGCGATGCGCATCCGCACTTCAAGCGCGTGCTGGCCGACGCGACGCCCGAGGACATCGTCGAATTCGTCAGCGTGACGGGGCTGCCCGCACGCGCGGTGAAGACGCCGTGGCTCGATCGTTACCTGCGCAACGAGACGCGCATCCGCACCAAGCTCGGCGCGCTGAAGCAGCGTTGCCCGACCGCGCTCGAATGCCTGAGCGTATGCGGCTTGCGCGACGGCATCGAGAAGTTCGGCCATTTCTGCATCGATACGCGGCTCGCGGCCGCGCTGCGCGGCGACGTGGCGAACGGGCTGTTCTTCCGCGGCCGCGAAGCGTTGCCGTTCGGCCGTGCGATCCGCAGCGTGCGCGATCTGCTCGACCTGCTGCTGACGGGCAGTGCGACCGAGCCTGCGGCAAACCGTCCCACGTTTACGCTGGCTTGA